From Thermogemmata fonticola, one genomic window encodes:
- a CDS encoding secretin N-terminal domain-containing protein, whose product MPSRLSVTGAYHGRAPFLGISHFLSGWMLAIGSLMFAANLAAQTSPPVGKPMTPPGKPGEVGSKAANGGTSSPSDKTPDKPADKDKPADKPSFSGSERTITVNFKNAHWDDVLEWFAKESGLTPILTVRPTGSVTLQPPKDRKFTIGEVVDLINEALIQQRFILIRRQISFYIHPSDEKIDASWVPRIELNELHTRGRTELVQVIIPLKTLSVEETAPEVQRLLSPFGMVSSLSKLNALVVLDTAGNIKRILETLQKVETELSQGDILTHVCKYKRAQEVAEHLKTLLSDNAQVTVAGTTPTTPPYYDPRYGSGGFDPRFGGGWGGFDPRFGGGFDPRGDRRGGPDRSSFAPAAGRVKTVQIAVDTKANSVTITAPPEKIQLAKKIIEDFDKPRDPFQPPLVIRDPELRKYPVPPGTAQAIAQTLQADHPTLRIYPLAQTNEVIVSATPEEHLIIMEKMRSLVQGGETTVTTEFIPLTILDPTTTAATVAKLYPSTGTAGGPTVEAHTTGVAPGLLVKGTPAQINDVKKILADLGERPGGQLDPRIRSFTLPDGSASILAEHLAKTLQQLGKPAIVVDPNAPNPPRNPSPAPVPSPGGNPYPGQRQSGNDGGGINPLQGVPGFSTKAAPQREAASNTSAGDYRYVHTQVEPKKGETPPPKGTSGKPVIIQVVGNRIIIQSEDTEALDILTGLMRTYTVGTPPTENLFKVIKLKNVSAEEAAAEITEIFNGPQRRQQGGPGGGRGGLGGLLGGGGGPLGLLGGLFGGGGGDSTPAGTNPNRIRVVAIKSSNALVVVKASPADLLAIESLLANYIDRGADDDALALKTWILPVKNADAAEMATIIRDVYRSAMSSGGGQPTAPVIFPFAPLPQGNQQNQRPPALTVSVDDRTNSLILNCSEPLFKDIKALVEQLDRASTSTTDVARLVRLGNLDPNVVQAAVLAIQGINPQQSRPGFGGMGGFGGGRGPGGFAGGSFGGSPFAGGGFGGTPFGGGFGGTPFGGGFGGGRGPGLGGGFGGGFGAPAMGGGFGGGRGGLGGGGFGGGGGRGGGGRGGRQALADPQEGPRNFDSWGMEAPSALNTNTHDQPSRTTSPDSNAQPSSAASHASTASGFPVYDPLLDGPPKTRQRGTLQERPASALHHAVATEPASAPQGVQGPSGILAAGGMQPPPMQPPSPPGQPVPPAPLPGELAPRGPVTVVPLPELNAIILRATNATDLQLVLDLIETLREISRDAQPRLEVVPLEYQDCNAVANWLTTLFSRVLVAGPGGTYLAQQPAAGVGGVAGLPGLAGLQPQQNRGIYFLALPRFNSILVAAPQARFNDILREIRRIDRPNADTVFPRAFRLKKASAQIVALQLQQFWNARFPGDPITQNQFRVTFDIPTNTVYVQGPRADLEDIERLIQDLDTSESQAIQEVRVIRIRNGIASEIAQVLSNALNVNVVNPLVQAQFQQPVAPAAGGTAGLTTGIGGVGGLGALGGLGALGGLGGAAGGLGVGGVGGAAGLGGLGGLGGLGAQQPGAGLAALQPGGAALQQEGALVQTFVPTVGTAIGGGLVTKSHTLRLYSSVDGKLVAESGLLSDVHLIPSTRINAIIVTAPAKTMTLIEKLIEELDTVSAARSIVKVFQLKKAQASLMANLIRQLFTGQQQVGVGGLGGLGGIGAAGALQAGQPRPLLTPTGEVAEGALLVDLRLTVDDRTNSLIVAGSRTDMDLIEALIARLEDTETEERYYEVYKLKNTAAADVQNAVNQFIVDSLNVLTATTPTSGGSFLDAYQRLQRDVVLVAEPVSNTLLVSATPRLFKDIKRIIERLDAQPPQVMIQVMIADVQLNNAMEFGIEAGLQSPVLFQRGPSTPGFNFNTTAPLGTGIAGPGIVGFQGLSNLGVGRIGSQSFGGFIFTASNQSLNVVLRALQAQGRVEILSRPQVQVMDNQVGFIQVGQDFPVPTNVNVTGLTTQQGITYRQVGVVMRVTPRISPDGKIIMRIEPQVSSVSPNLISLGGGLQAPAFNIQTVQTTVVAADGETIVLGGLITKQDSRIENGLPFLKDIPYVGALFRYRQHQVQRREVLIIMTPHIVRNEADQARLLAEEAARMNWCVQDIERIHGHGTDIIGPAMQGARVVPTAPENPSPANPAPGTQPLPSPTPVPSPAPSPSTSTTPTKPATPTIQPEALLPPPTPLPAVPQLPGPTLAVPVTVPTITTGMPLGNAPPTNASAPTAIPATPSYPANSNGEVAAPPQSRVMPVPGKPYQLVLPPAVEPAPGAAAGAAPPTVSAAEPARRRLFGTKEGRLWNPFGH is encoded by the coding sequence CCGGGTGAAGTGGGAAGCAAGGCTGCCAATGGGGGAACCAGTTCACCCTCAGATAAGACCCCTGATAAGCCGGCTGACAAAGACAAACCCGCCGATAAACCCTCTTTCTCAGGCAGCGAGCGTACCATTACGGTCAACTTCAAGAATGCTCATTGGGACGATGTGCTGGAATGGTTCGCCAAAGAAAGCGGTTTGACCCCGATTCTGACCGTGCGCCCCACGGGAAGCGTCACCTTACAACCTCCCAAGGATCGCAAGTTCACCATTGGCGAAGTGGTGGACTTGATCAATGAAGCCCTGATCCAGCAGCGCTTTATCCTCATCCGCCGCCAAATCAGCTTCTATATCCATCCCTCGGATGAGAAGATCGATGCTTCTTGGGTCCCTCGGATCGAATTGAATGAATTGCACACCCGTGGACGGACGGAACTGGTCCAAGTGATCATCCCCCTCAAGACTCTGTCCGTGGAGGAAACCGCTCCCGAAGTTCAGCGCCTGCTTTCTCCTTTCGGCATGGTTTCGAGCCTATCTAAGCTCAACGCCCTGGTGGTATTAGACACAGCGGGGAATATCAAGCGCATCCTGGAAACCCTACAGAAAGTGGAAACAGAGCTGTCCCAAGGAGACATCCTCACTCACGTCTGCAAGTACAAGCGGGCCCAGGAAGTCGCCGAGCATCTGAAGACCTTGCTGTCCGATAACGCTCAGGTTACCGTCGCGGGAACTACTCCGACGACTCCCCCCTACTACGATCCGCGCTACGGGAGTGGGGGTTTCGATCCGCGCTTCGGCGGCGGCTGGGGGGGATTCGATCCCCGCTTCGGCGGCGGCTTCGATCCACGTGGGGATCGCCGAGGTGGACCGGACCGCTCCTCCTTCGCCCCGGCTGCTGGGCGTGTCAAAACCGTGCAGATCGCTGTGGACACCAAGGCCAATTCGGTGACCATCACCGCTCCGCCCGAAAAGATTCAATTGGCGAAGAAGATCATCGAGGACTTCGACAAACCACGCGATCCCTTCCAACCCCCATTGGTCATTCGGGATCCGGAATTGCGGAAGTATCCTGTACCTCCGGGTACTGCTCAGGCGATCGCGCAGACCCTCCAAGCGGATCATCCCACCCTCCGCATCTACCCCTTGGCTCAAACGAATGAAGTGATCGTCTCCGCCACACCTGAAGAACATCTGATCATCATGGAGAAGATGCGGAGCCTAGTTCAGGGTGGTGAAACCACGGTGACGACGGAATTTATCCCTCTGACCATCTTGGACCCCACGACGACGGCGGCGACTGTCGCCAAGTTGTATCCCAGCACCGGTACCGCGGGGGGACCAACGGTCGAGGCCCATACCACCGGAGTCGCTCCGGGGCTGCTCGTCAAGGGAACTCCAGCGCAAATCAACGATGTCAAGAAAATCTTGGCGGACCTTGGCGAACGGCCGGGCGGACAACTCGATCCGCGCATCCGCTCTTTCACCCTGCCGGACGGCAGCGCTTCGATCTTGGCGGAACATCTAGCGAAGACGCTCCAGCAGTTGGGTAAACCGGCTATCGTGGTCGATCCCAACGCTCCCAATCCGCCGAGGAACCCCAGCCCTGCGCCCGTGCCCAGTCCGGGCGGTAATCCCTATCCAGGTCAACGGCAGAGCGGCAATGACGGCGGAGGGATCAACCCCCTCCAGGGAGTACCGGGGTTCTCCACAAAAGCAGCACCCCAACGCGAAGCCGCTTCCAACACTTCCGCCGGTGATTACCGCTATGTCCACACCCAAGTGGAGCCGAAAAAGGGCGAGACTCCACCGCCCAAAGGAACGAGTGGGAAACCGGTCATCATTCAGGTGGTCGGCAATCGCATCATCATCCAAAGCGAGGACACCGAGGCCTTGGACATCCTAACGGGCTTGATGCGAACTTACACGGTGGGAACTCCGCCCACGGAGAATTTGTTCAAGGTGATCAAGCTCAAGAATGTATCGGCGGAGGAGGCTGCCGCAGAGATCACGGAAATCTTCAACGGCCCGCAGCGGCGGCAACAGGGAGGTCCTGGTGGAGGGCGAGGCGGATTAGGCGGCCTGTTAGGCGGCGGAGGCGGTCCTCTGGGCCTACTCGGCGGCCTCTTCGGCGGCGGAGGCGGTGACTCCACCCCCGCGGGCACCAACCCAAATCGCATTCGCGTTGTAGCCATCAAAAGTTCCAACGCCTTGGTGGTCGTCAAAGCCAGCCCGGCGGACCTGTTGGCCATTGAAAGTCTTCTAGCCAACTACATCGACCGGGGAGCGGATGATGACGCTCTGGCTTTGAAAACCTGGATACTTCCCGTGAAAAACGCCGACGCCGCCGAAATGGCTACAATCATCCGAGATGTTTACCGCTCAGCGATGAGTTCGGGAGGCGGGCAACCCACAGCTCCCGTGATCTTCCCCTTCGCTCCTCTGCCGCAAGGGAATCAGCAAAACCAACGGCCCCCTGCCCTGACGGTCAGTGTCGATGACCGCACCAACAGCCTCATCCTGAATTGTTCCGAGCCGCTCTTCAAGGACATCAAGGCGTTGGTCGAGCAACTCGATCGAGCTTCCACGAGCACCACGGACGTAGCCCGACTTGTCCGGCTTGGGAATTTGGATCCCAATGTAGTCCAAGCGGCTGTGCTCGCCATCCAAGGGATCAATCCCCAGCAAAGCCGGCCTGGTTTCGGGGGCATGGGAGGCTTCGGCGGCGGACGGGGTCCAGGAGGGTTTGCCGGCGGTAGTTTTGGCGGCAGTCCCTTTGCCGGTGGCGGCTTCGGCGGTACTCCCTTCGGCGGAGGCTTCGGCGGTACCCCCTTTGGCGGAGGCTTCGGAGGAGGACGGGGACCTGGCCTCGGCGGCGGCTTCGGCGGAGGCTTCGGTGCTCCAGCGATGGGCGGCGGCTTCGGCGGAGGACGAGGCGGACTCGGCGGCGGAGGCTTCGGAGGAGGGGGAGGACGAGGCGGAGGCGGACGTGGCGGGCGCCAGGCTCTCGCCGATCCGCAGGAGGGACCCCGAAATTTTGACTCCTGGGGCATGGAGGCCCCGTCGGCCCTCAACACCAACACCCACGATCAACCATCCCGCACCACTTCGCCAGACTCTAACGCTCAACCCTCATCAGCCGCGAGCCATGCGTCCACTGCCTCCGGCTTTCCAGTTTACGATCCCCTCCTCGACGGCCCCCCCAAGACCCGGCAACGCGGTACGTTACAAGAGCGGCCTGCCTCAGCCCTTCACCACGCCGTTGCAACGGAACCAGCCTCCGCACCCCAAGGCGTGCAGGGGCCTAGCGGGATCCTCGCCGCCGGAGGAATGCAACCTCCACCGATGCAACCTCCATCCCCTCCCGGCCAGCCCGTACCACCCGCGCCTCTTCCTGGAGAGCTGGCACCCCGCGGCCCTGTGACTGTTGTTCCGCTGCCGGAACTTAATGCCATCATCCTGCGGGCGACCAACGCCACCGATCTGCAATTGGTCCTGGACTTGATTGAAACCTTGCGGGAAATTTCCCGCGACGCTCAACCGCGGTTGGAAGTCGTGCCGTTGGAGTATCAGGACTGCAATGCGGTGGCCAACTGGCTGACCACGCTATTCTCCCGTGTGTTGGTCGCTGGTCCCGGTGGTACTTATTTGGCCCAACAACCTGCCGCAGGAGTCGGTGGAGTAGCAGGATTGCCGGGCCTAGCCGGTTTGCAACCGCAACAGAACCGCGGCATCTATTTCCTAGCCTTGCCCCGATTCAACTCGATCCTGGTGGCTGCTCCGCAGGCCCGCTTCAATGACATTCTGCGGGAGATCCGCCGGATCGACCGACCGAATGCTGACACCGTCTTCCCTCGCGCTTTCCGTCTCAAGAAGGCTTCCGCTCAGATTGTGGCTCTGCAATTGCAACAGTTCTGGAACGCCCGCTTTCCCGGCGACCCCATCACACAAAACCAGTTCCGTGTCACCTTCGACATTCCCACTAATACCGTATATGTGCAAGGTCCGCGGGCGGACTTGGAGGATATCGAACGCCTCATTCAAGACCTGGACACCTCCGAGTCCCAGGCGATTCAGGAAGTGCGGGTCATTCGCATCCGCAACGGTATCGCTTCGGAAATTGCCCAAGTTCTCAGTAACGCGCTGAACGTCAATGTGGTCAACCCGCTGGTACAAGCGCAGTTCCAACAGCCGGTCGCACCCGCTGCTGGGGGCACAGCAGGTTTGACGACAGGTATTGGGGGAGTCGGGGGGCTTGGCGCCCTCGGAGGTTTGGGGGCGTTAGGAGGCTTGGGTGGTGCCGCAGGCGGGCTGGGGGTCGGAGGAGTCGGCGGAGCCGCCGGACTGGGCGGCCTGGGCGGCCTGGGCGGCCTGGGAGCCCAGCAACCCGGTGCGGGACTCGCTGCACTGCAGCCCGGCGGTGCCGCTCTCCAGCAGGAAGGAGCTTTGGTGCAAACCTTTGTCCCCACCGTGGGCACGGCGATCGGCGGCGGGCTGGTGACTAAAAGCCACACTCTGCGCTTGTACTCCAGCGTGGATGGCAAGCTGGTCGCTGAAAGCGGCCTGCTCAGCGATGTGCATCTTATTCCCTCCACACGAATCAACGCCATCATCGTTACGGCTCCAGCCAAGACGATGACTTTGATCGAAAAGTTGATCGAAGAGCTGGATACGGTCTCGGCGGCCCGATCGATCGTCAAGGTATTTCAGTTGAAGAAGGCCCAAGCCTCGCTGATGGCTAACCTGATCCGGCAGTTGTTCACGGGGCAGCAGCAAGTGGGCGTTGGAGGGCTAGGCGGCTTGGGCGGCATCGGTGCGGCAGGAGCGCTCCAAGCGGGCCAACCCCGCCCCTTGCTCACACCCACTGGAGAAGTGGCGGAAGGCGCCTTGCTCGTGGACCTGCGCCTCACCGTCGATGACCGCACCAATTCGCTGATCGTGGCCGGCTCGCGCACCGACATGGACCTCATCGAAGCTCTCATCGCTCGGCTCGAAGACACTGAGACTGAGGAGCGCTACTACGAGGTTTACAAGCTCAAGAACACCGCTGCTGCCGACGTGCAAAATGCGGTCAATCAGTTCATCGTGGACTCGCTCAACGTTCTGACGGCCACCACGCCCACCAGCGGCGGCAGTTTCCTGGACGCCTACCAACGCCTGCAACGCGACGTGGTTCTCGTCGCTGAACCTGTCTCCAACACGCTGCTGGTCAGCGCCACGCCGCGGCTGTTCAAGGATATCAAGCGGATCATCGAACGCTTGGATGCCCAGCCGCCCCAGGTCATGATCCAAGTCATGATCGCGGATGTGCAACTGAACAACGCAATGGAATTTGGAATCGAAGCCGGTTTGCAAAGCCCCGTGCTCTTCCAGCGCGGTCCGAGCACGCCGGGCTTCAACTTCAACACCACTGCTCCCCTCGGAACTGGCATTGCTGGACCGGGCATCGTGGGTTTCCAGGGACTGTCGAATTTGGGTGTTGGCCGGATTGGGTCCCAGTCGTTCGGCGGCTTCATCTTCACGGCCTCCAACCAGTCGCTAAACGTGGTGTTGCGAGCCTTGCAAGCCCAGGGCCGGGTGGAAATCTTGAGCCGGCCCCAAGTGCAAGTCATGGACAACCAGGTCGGCTTCATCCAGGTGGGCCAGGATTTTCCGGTGCCCACCAACGTCAACGTCACCGGCCTGACGACTCAGCAAGGCATCACCTATCGCCAAGTGGGCGTGGTCATGCGCGTGACCCCGCGCATTTCGCCGGACGGCAAAATTATCATGCGGATCGAGCCGCAGGTCTCCAGTGTCAGCCCGAACCTGATCAGTCTCGGCGGCGGCTTGCAGGCTCCAGCCTTCAACATTCAGACGGTCCAAACGACAGTCGTGGCTGCCGATGGCGAAACGATTGTGCTCGGCGGGCTGATCACCAAGCAGGACAGCCGCATCGAAAATGGTTTACCCTTCCTCAAGGACATCCCCTATGTGGGGGCTTTGTTCCGCTACCGGCAACATCAGGTTCAGCGGCGCGAAGTGCTCATCATCATGACGCCCCACATCGTCCGCAACGAAGCCGACCAGGCCCGCCTGCTGGCGGAGGAAGCGGCACGCATGAACTGGTGCGTTCAAGATATTGAGCGCATACATGGACATGGCACGGACATTATCGGTCCCGCTATGCAGGGGGCACGGGTGGTGCCGACAGCGCCAGAAAATCCCAGCCCTGCAAACCCCGCCCCAGGAACTCAACCTCTGCCTTCCCCGACACCGGTTCCCTCTCCGGCTCCCTCACCTTCCACTTCAACGACGCCCACTAAGCCCGCCACACCAACGATTCAGCCAGAGGCTCTGTTGCCGCCGCCGACGCCCCTCCCTGCCGTTCCCCAACTGCCGGGGCCGACTCTCGCAGTGCCTGTCACTGTGCCCACGATCACCACGGGTATGCCCCTTGGGAACGCCCCCCCAACGAATGCCTCTGCCCCCACTGCAATCCCTGCCACTCCGAGTTATCCCGCAAATAGCAATGGAGAAGTAGCAGCACCCCCACAGTCCAGAGTTATGCCGGTGCCCGGAAAACCGTATCAATTGGTGCTGCCTCCGGCGGTGGAGCCAGCCCCAGGAGCCGCCGCTGGGGCTGCACCGCCAACTGTATCTGCGGCAGAACCAGCACGACGCCGCCTCTTCGGGACCAAGGAGGGTCGCCTATGGAATCCGTTCGGCCACTGA